Proteins from one Aquipuribacter sp. SD81 genomic window:
- a CDS encoding chemotaxis protein CheA produces MSDSADGMDEIVQEFLVESHENLDQLDRDFVELERSPGARELLASVFRTIHTIKGTSGFLGFGNLEKVTHVGENLLAQLRDGDRVLDAATTDVLLRMVDAVRELLALIEQTGVDAGGDVSDVVADVRAVLEGTAPAPVVAQTVEPSAEAAAAPLAEVVADEPEAAVAEDGPEPLLDLPAEPVAEAVAGTWADGAAAAGTAASEPVEQKKRSAVDGSIRVDVDVLENLMQLVGELVLSRNQILQLAADSAETDLVRSAHRLDLISSSLQEAVMKTRMQPMDYLWAKLPRVVRDLSAQCGKEVDLVMHGRETELDRTLLDAVKDPLTHLVRNAVDHGIEAAAVREAAGKPRRGTLTLRAYHESGQVVMEIGDDGKGLDPAAIGRKAVDKGLVTADQLAGMTRRQVLDLIFRPGFSTAEAVTNVSGRGVGMDVVRTNIEKIGGSVDLTSTPGHGTVCRVTIPLTLAIIPALIVRQGEERYAIPQANLLELVRMNPEDATRGVEYVAGVPVHRLRGRLLPLLDLAEQLGVASVGRGEAATIAVLRSDTEEFGLVVDEVVETQEIVVKPLGASLTALPAFAGAAVMGDGRIALILDVAGLAAAGNVASTAAAVTTSLQDEAGLDGSGDLQSLLVVRTEGARNLAVPLEKVARLEEVEVTALEHVGATTVVQYRGDLLPVVEPDGGGYGPGYSSGYGYDGSGSGYGVPGQGEAPAQESLVVPTVTIVVYQHAGRLVGLRVAEIVDIVEVPLVLSPIGARSGSLGSLVVNGHITDVLDVAALAAPFTSDLPDAYLAGELEAHRAY; encoded by the coding sequence GTGAGCGACAGCGCTGACGGGATGGACGAGATCGTCCAGGAGTTCCTCGTGGAGTCCCACGAGAACCTCGACCAGCTCGACCGCGACTTCGTGGAGCTCGAGCGCTCACCGGGGGCGCGCGAGCTGCTCGCGAGCGTGTTCCGCACCATCCACACCATCAAGGGCACGAGCGGCTTCCTCGGCTTCGGCAACCTCGAGAAGGTCACGCACGTGGGGGAGAACCTCCTCGCCCAGCTGCGCGACGGCGACCGGGTGCTCGACGCCGCCACCACCGACGTGCTGCTGCGCATGGTCGACGCCGTCCGCGAGCTGCTCGCCCTCATCGAGCAGACCGGCGTGGACGCGGGAGGCGACGTCAGCGACGTGGTCGCCGACGTCAGGGCCGTGCTCGAGGGCACCGCGCCGGCGCCCGTCGTCGCGCAGACCGTCGAGCCGTCCGCCGAGGCCGCTGCCGCACCGCTCGCGGAGGTCGTCGCCGACGAGCCCGAGGCGGCCGTCGCCGAGGACGGTCCGGAGCCCCTGCTCGACCTCCCCGCCGAGCCGGTCGCCGAGGCCGTCGCCGGCACCTGGGCCGACGGTGCGGCCGCAGCGGGCACCGCCGCTTCGGAGCCGGTCGAGCAGAAGAAGCGCAGCGCCGTCGACGGGTCCATCCGGGTCGACGTCGACGTGCTCGAGAACCTCATGCAGCTCGTCGGCGAGCTCGTGCTCAGCCGCAACCAGATCCTGCAGCTCGCCGCGGACTCCGCGGAGACCGACCTCGTGCGCTCCGCGCACCGCCTCGACCTCATCTCCTCCTCCCTGCAGGAGGCCGTGATGAAGACGCGCATGCAGCCGATGGACTACCTGTGGGCGAAGCTGCCGCGCGTCGTCCGCGACCTGTCCGCGCAGTGCGGCAAGGAGGTCGACCTCGTCATGCACGGGCGGGAGACCGAGCTCGACCGCACGCTGCTCGACGCCGTCAAGGACCCGCTCACCCACCTCGTGCGCAACGCCGTCGACCACGGCATCGAGGCCGCCGCCGTGCGCGAGGCCGCGGGCAAGCCGCGCCGCGGCACCCTCACTCTCCGCGCCTACCACGAGTCCGGCCAGGTCGTCATGGAGATCGGCGACGACGGCAAGGGCCTCGACCCCGCCGCCATCGGGCGCAAGGCCGTCGACAAGGGCCTCGTCACCGCCGACCAGCTCGCGGGCATGACGCGGCGCCAGGTGCTCGACCTCATCTTCCGGCCCGGGTTCTCCACGGCCGAGGCCGTGACGAACGTGTCGGGCCGCGGCGTCGGGATGGACGTCGTCCGCACGAACATCGAGAAGATCGGCGGCAGCGTCGACCTCACGAGCACGCCGGGCCACGGCACCGTCTGCCGGGTCACCATCCCGCTGACGCTCGCGATCATCCCGGCGCTCATCGTGCGCCAGGGCGAGGAGCGGTACGCGATCCCGCAGGCCAACCTCCTCGAGCTCGTCCGCATGAACCCCGAGGACGCGACGAGGGGCGTGGAGTACGTCGCCGGCGTGCCGGTGCACCGCCTGCGCGGGCGGCTGCTGCCGCTGCTCGACCTCGCCGAGCAGCTCGGCGTCGCCTCCGTCGGCCGCGGCGAGGCGGCCACCATCGCCGTCCTGCGCTCGGACACCGAGGAGTTCGGCCTCGTCGTCGACGAGGTCGTCGAGACCCAGGAGATCGTCGTCAAGCCGCTCGGGGCGTCCCTCACCGCGCTGCCGGCCTTCGCCGGGGCGGCGGTCATGGGCGACGGGCGGATCGCGCTCATCCTCGACGTGGCCGGCCTCGCCGCCGCGGGCAACGTCGCGTCCACCGCCGCGGCCGTCACCACGTCGCTGCAGGACGAGGCCGGCCTCGACGGCAGCGGCGACCTGCAGAGCCTGCTCGTCGTGCGCACCGAGGGCGCCCGCAACCTCGCGGTCCCGCTGGAGAAGGTGGCCCGCCTCGAGGAGGTCGAGGTCACCGCGCTCGAGCACGTCGGCGCGACGACCGTCGTGCAGTACCGGGGCGACCTGCTCCCGGTCGTCGAGCCCGACGGCGGCGGCTACGGCCCGGGGTACTCCTCCGGCTACGGCTACGACGGCTCCGGCTCCGGCTACGGCGTCCCCGGCCAGGGCGAGGCCCCGGCGCAGGAGAGCCTCGTCGTGCCGACGGTGACGATCGTCGTCTACCAGCACGCCGGGCGGCTCGTGGGCCTGCGCGTCGCGGAGATCGTCGACATCGTCGAGGTCCCGCTCGTGCTGTCCCCCATCGGCGCCCGCAGCGGCAGCCTGGGCTCGCTCGTGGTCAACGGCCACATCACCGACGTGCTCGACGTCGCCGCGCTCGCCGCCCCCTTCACATCCGACCTGCCCGACGCCTACCTCGCGGGCGAGCTGGAGGCCCACCGTGCCTACTGA